Proteins found in one Campylobacter concisus genomic segment:
- a CDS encoding DNA adenine methylase — protein sequence MKPVKQENQAYLKEQILTYLGNKRSLLGFIDLGVKYAKDELKKEKLSCCDLFSGSGVVARFLKQNSEFLVANDLELYSFITNSCYLQNATNELRDEINFWQKKLGKEIEKSLSEGFITRLYAPKDDENIAFGERVFYTRKNAIFIDTARRLIDEMLPEEMRKFFIAPLLYNASVHANTSGIFKGFHKNKEGIGQFGGRGQNAISRITSDINLTKPIFSNFNVPFEVYQKDANLLAKELDGLDLVYLDPPYNQHPYGSNYFMLNLIASNTEPSKISKVSGIAKDWNRSVFNKKSSASEAFFELIANLKAKFVLISFNSEGFINQDKFDQNLNKIGKVQLLRQKYNAYRGSRNLKARNIHVDELLYVLQK from the coding sequence TTGAAGCCAGTAAAACAAGAAAATCAAGCCTATTTAAAAGAGCAAATTTTAACCTATCTTGGTAACAAGCGCTCTCTTTTAGGCTTTATAGATCTAGGCGTAAAATACGCAAAAGACGAGCTTAAAAAAGAGAAGCTTAGCTGCTGCGATCTCTTTAGCGGAAGTGGCGTGGTGGCCAGGTTTTTAAAGCAAAATAGCGAATTTCTAGTCGCAAATGACTTGGAGCTTTATAGCTTCATTACAAACTCATGTTACCTGCAAAACGCCACAAACGAGCTAAGAGATGAGATAAATTTCTGGCAAAAAAAGCTTGGAAAAGAGATAGAAAAGAGCCTTTCTGAGGGCTTTATAACAAGGCTTTACGCCCCAAAAGATGATGAAAATATTGCATTTGGCGAGCGAGTCTTTTACACAAGAAAAAATGCTATCTTCATCGACACTGCAAGAAGGCTCATAGATGAGATGTTGCCAGAGGAAATGAGAAAATTTTTCATAGCTCCACTACTTTATAATGCAAGCGTGCATGCAAATACGAGTGGAATTTTTAAAGGTTTTCATAAAAATAAAGAGGGCATAGGTCAGTTTGGCGGCAGGGGGCAAAACGCCATCTCAAGGATCACTTCTGATATAAATTTGACTAAGCCAATTTTCTCAAATTTTAACGTGCCTTTTGAGGTCTATCAAAAGGACGCAAATTTGCTCGCAAAAGAGCTTGATGGGCTTGATCTAGTCTATCTTGATCCGCCTTATAATCAGCACCCATACGGCTCAAACTATTTCATGCTAAATCTCATTGCAAGCAACACTGAGCCAAGTAAAATTTCAAAAGTTTCAGGCATAGCAAAGGACTGGAACAGATCAGTTTTTAATAAAAAATCGTCAGCAAGCGAGGCATTTTTCGAGTTGATAGCAAATTTAAAGGCAAAATTTGTACTCATTTCGTTTAACTCAGAGGGCTTTATCAACCAAGATAAATTTGATCAAAACCTAAATAAAATAGGCAAGGTTCAACTATTGCGCCAAAAGTATAACGCCTACCGCGGCAGCAGAAATTTAAAAGCTAGAAACATCCACGTAGACGAGCTTCTTTACGTTTTACAAAAGTAA
- the luxS gene encoding S-ribosylhomocysteine lyase — protein MPLLDSFCVDHVKMQAPGVRLAKSMKTPKGDDISVFDLRFCKPNEEILPEKGTHTLEHLFAGFMRNHLNGNGVEIIDISPMGCRTGFYMSVIGTPSEEAVKKAWLASMKDILEVKDQDKIPELNKFQCGTYKMHSLDEAHAIAKKILDLGLVIINNDEIKLNVDAMGLKKH, from the coding sequence ATGCCATTACTTGATAGTTTTTGTGTAGATCACGTAAAAATGCAAGCCCCAGGAGTAAGACTAGCAAAAAGTATGAAAACGCCAAAGGGCGATGATATCAGTGTTTTTGACTTGAGATTTTGCAAGCCAAATGAAGAAATTTTGCCAGAAAAAGGCACTCACACATTAGAGCACCTATTTGCTGGCTTTATGAGAAACCATCTAAACGGCAACGGCGTAGAGATCATAGACATTTCACCGATGGGCTGTAGAACTGGCTTTTATATGAGCGTGATCGGTACGCCTAGTGAAGAAGCTGTAAAAAAAGCATGGCTTGCTTCAATGAAAGATATCTTAGAGGTCAAAGATCAAGATAAAATCCCAGAGCTAAATAAATTTCAATGTGGCACTTATAAGATGCACTCTCTTGATGAAGCACACGCCATAGCAAAGAAAATTCTTGATCTTGGTTTAGTCATCATAAATAACGATGAGATCAAGCTTAACGTTGATGCTATGGGACTAAAAAAGCACTGA